In Geotalea uraniireducens, one genomic interval encodes:
- a CDS encoding tetratricopeptide repeat protein gives MSTKKEKLLDSAQKFLLKGQLDRAIRDYEQVVALDPKDIRVRQKLAELFVRGNRKDEAFREFEVIGKFYADNAFYLKAIAVYKQLQKIDPTNLSISLTLASLNEKQGLVGNALAEYKAVFDCYEKNGQLVDGVKILEQMLAIDKENFNIRLKLAETRFKAGFTDQAHDDFVAMARELKEAGNDPAFGRICERLDQLFPGREEFLFSIADVEMQQGKPRGAIAILERLAAKGQWNPKALYLLGEACRAAGDIDKARVVYKRILATHPGEQDALRPFVACLRHEKDVDEALVLLRPFAADLAVTDPDMLEEIYRALDTLVPGHSAVAEGLKAVGSALFSSDVGMVAEEDDDEAALPGGTAADDGDNAPAVENAMVPTGEEDATEDIAWGDEIEITFDDEEDGDPVADSDVTPQIPNMAAVAGEEASIPADLEDVEVDVTQVIVDDWLDGDIVAETTGVAGVDGEGLTVDFSADELDSILPVPQQVPASSSRDKYGLDGLFSAFKKGVGEQLDQGDTETHYNLGIAYKEMGLYDDAIAEFKAASLDPHRTADCITLQGICCREKGDYVAAEEYFQTGMALREQISEEEWLCLKYELALLREVTGDDEAALAGYREIFAINRDFRDTVQKIARLQADDESLDLADIELVDLDLPEEGQA, from the coding sequence TTGAGTACCAAGAAAGAAAAACTACTCGACAGTGCGCAGAAATTCCTTCTCAAGGGGCAGCTCGACCGCGCGATTAGAGACTACGAGCAGGTGGTTGCGCTCGACCCGAAAGATATTCGGGTCAGGCAGAAACTCGCTGAACTTTTCGTCCGTGGCAATCGTAAAGATGAAGCTTTTCGGGAATTCGAGGTTATCGGTAAATTCTATGCTGATAACGCCTTCTATCTAAAAGCTATTGCCGTCTACAAGCAACTTCAGAAAATCGATCCCACCAATCTGAGTATCTCTCTTACGCTCGCTTCCCTTAATGAAAAGCAGGGGCTGGTCGGTAATGCCCTCGCCGAATACAAGGCGGTCTTTGACTGTTACGAAAAGAACGGCCAGCTTGTCGATGGTGTCAAGATCCTTGAACAGATGCTGGCGATCGACAAGGAAAATTTCAACATCAGGTTGAAGCTTGCCGAGACTCGTTTCAAGGCGGGTTTTACCGATCAGGCCCATGACGATTTCGTGGCGATGGCCCGCGAACTGAAGGAGGCGGGGAATGATCCGGCTTTCGGACGGATTTGCGAGCGTCTCGACCAGCTGTTTCCCGGACGTGAGGAATTCCTTTTTTCCATAGCGGATGTGGAAATGCAGCAGGGGAAGCCACGGGGGGCTATTGCGATCCTCGAACGGCTTGCCGCAAAAGGGCAGTGGAACCCCAAGGCTCTGTACCTGCTGGGCGAGGCTTGCCGTGCGGCTGGCGATATTGATAAAGCCCGGGTCGTCTACAAACGGATTCTTGCCACCCACCCTGGTGAGCAGGATGCCTTGCGACCTTTTGTCGCCTGCCTGCGGCATGAAAAAGATGTTGATGAGGCATTGGTGCTGCTGCGTCCCTTTGCCGCCGATCTCGCGGTTACCGATCCCGATATGCTCGAAGAAATATACCGTGCCCTAGATACCTTGGTCCCGGGCCATTCCGCGGTAGCCGAGGGGTTGAAGGCTGTCGGCAGTGCCTTGTTCTCGAGCGATGTCGGGATGGTTGCGGAAGAAGATGATGACGAGGCAGCTCTTCCTGGTGGTACTGCGGCCGATGATGGTGACAATGCGCCGGCCGTTGAAAACGCCATGGTGCCGACTGGGGAGGAAGACGCAACCGAAGATATTGCCTGGGGAGATGAAATCGAGATTACCTTCGACGATGAAGAGGATGGCGATCCAGTTGCTGATAGTGACGTTACTCCTCAAATACCGAACATGGCTGCTGTGGCTGGTGAGGAAGCATCAATACCGGCCGATCTCGAAGATGTTGAGGTTGACGTTACGCAAGTCATCGTTGACGATTGGCTTGACGGTGACATTGTTGCGGAGACCACTGGCGTGGCAGGTGTAGATGGCGAGGGGCTGACCGTTGACTTTTCGGCGGACGAGCTTGATTCCATTCTTCCCGTTCCTCAGCAGGTTCCGGCGTCGAGTAGTCGCGACAAGTACGGTCTGGACGGATTGTTCTCCGCTTTCAAAAAGGGGGTGGGCGAACAGCTTGATCAGGGCGACACGGAAACTCACTACAATCTCGGTATTGCCTACAAGGAAATGGGGTTGTACGACGATGCCATTGCCGAATTCAAAGCTGCTTCACTCGACCCGCATCGGACCGCCGACTGTATTACCTTGCAAGGGATATGTTGCCGTGAAAAGGGTGATTATGTTGCTGCCGAGGAATATTTCCAGACAGGCATGGCCCTCCGGGAACAAATTTCCGAGGAAGAGTGGCTTTGCCTGAAGTATGAATTGGCACTGCTCCGCGAGGTGACGGGCGACGATGAGGCGGCCCTGGCGGGATATCGGGAAATTTTCGCGATCAACCGCGACTTCCGGGATACGGTGCAGAAGATCGCCCGCCTTCAGGCCGATGATGAGTCCCTGGATCTTGCCGATATCGAACTGGTTGATCTTGATCTTCCGGAAGAGGGGCAGGCCTAA
- a CDS encoding energy transducer TonB, with amino-acid sequence MNDFLFPQRQTHKEFAGGVIASLAIHTAIFASLFVLSQHVSRTTTTQALFIDMSNQVASPPPGSPSPTQAKPIVAPSRPEPMAMAASDAAGKTSPPEQPVQPTDEAIQPTSRPAADPFSLGLSRGYFQTIGDGTTLRNDIRDYYMRMLQQINERWWENGTPSSGSAKGEIFLTVTLNRSGEILGINLLQGSGNIDYDRKIIDAVRRASPLPPVPDGYRGEFFQAPLRLVAPLGLLSQQPARSNVIGSRTTVRQIAG; translated from the coding sequence ATGAACGATTTCTTATTTCCGCAACGACAGACACATAAGGAATTTGCCGGCGGAGTGATTGCTTCCCTGGCAATTCACACGGCCATCTTCGCCTCGCTGTTCGTCCTGTCGCAGCATGTTTCCCGCACAACCACCACCCAAGCACTTTTCATCGACATGAGCAATCAGGTCGCTTCGCCACCTCCCGGTAGTCCCTCGCCCACACAAGCGAAGCCGATTGTGGCTCCAAGCCGCCCGGAGCCAATGGCCATGGCCGCTTCCGACGCGGCAGGAAAAACCAGCCCGCCAGAACAACCTGTTCAACCAACCGACGAGGCTATACAACCAACGAGCAGGCCGGCAGCCGACCCATTCTCTTTAGGGCTGTCGAGGGGCTATTTCCAGACCATCGGGGATGGCACGACCTTACGAAACGACATCCGCGATTATTATATGCGCATGTTGCAGCAGATTAACGAGCGATGGTGGGAAAATGGTACTCCGTCAAGCGGGTCGGCAAAAGGAGAGATATTTCTGACGGTCACGTTGAATAGGAGTGGGGAGATTCTTGGCATCAACCTGCTGCAGGGATCAGGAAACATCGATTACGACCGGAAGATCATCGATGCGGTACGCCGCGCCTCACCGCTCCCGCCGGTGCCGGACGGCTACCGGGGCGAGTTCTTCCAGGCGCCGCTCCGCCTTGTGGCCCCCCTCGGCTTGCTCTCACAGCAACCGGCCCGGAGCAACGTCATCGGCTCAAGAACAACAGTTCGGCAAATCGCCGGTTAG
- a CDS encoding transglutaminase-like domain-containing protein, translating into MGADPIAQFLFDKKRGHCELFASSCALLLRLAGVPARLVGGYYGGEYHEMGGYYVITEAMAHVWVEAYIDGQGWVTVDPSSYAVNFRQQLRAGAGRAIGLFARVSDSLTYYWNRAVITYDLQKQLELVRRADRRFSNLHLPTTANRLLVPVGALFIAAVAWFLFRSGRWSRKERLVKRFYARVEQEYGLSVAEGGLGLQELADMTGDPVVAEFAVRYGAILYQDRQLAGREYRQLAALLRRIGHWKNDRR; encoded by the coding sequence GTGGGGGCTGACCCGATTGCCCAGTTTCTTTTCGACAAAAAACGAGGGCATTGCGAACTCTTTGCCTCCTCTTGTGCGCTTCTGTTGCGACTTGCCGGCGTACCGGCACGGCTTGTCGGGGGGTATTATGGTGGCGAGTATCACGAGATGGGGGGGTATTACGTAATCACCGAAGCGATGGCTCATGTCTGGGTTGAAGCCTACATCGATGGGCAGGGGTGGGTAACCGTTGACCCGAGCTCATATGCAGTGAATTTCCGGCAGCAGCTGCGGGCGGGAGCCGGGCGGGCGATCGGCTTGTTTGCCAGGGTTTCTGACAGTCTGACCTATTATTGGAACCGGGCGGTCATAACCTATGACCTGCAAAAACAGCTCGAACTCGTCAGAAGGGCTGATCGTCGATTTAGCAACCTCCATCTGCCAACTACCGCCAACCGGCTGCTCGTTCCCGTCGGCGCACTCTTTATCGCCGCGGTAGCCTGGTTTTTGTTTCGGAGTGGGCGGTGGTCACGGAAGGAGCGGCTGGTTAAACGGTTTTACGCCCGCGTCGAGCAGGAATATGGCTTGAGTGTGGCAGAGGGGGGGCTTGGTCTTCAGGAACTGGCTGATATGACCGGCGATCCCGTCGTTGCCGAATTTGCCGTGCGCTACGGGGCGATTCTCTATCAAGACCGGCAGCTTGCGGGACGCGAGTATCGGCAACTGGCCGCCTTGCTACGGCGGATTGGCCACTGGAAAAATGATCGGCGATAA
- a CDS encoding ROK family protein, protein MVTARPGYIGIDIGGTNLRLALVDDQGHIICEQRRKTEIYAGKEVFFHHLDESFRVIRGEGGTAGVWPKAVGVGVPGLIANDGLVHVSVNLPALDGVNLRDALVDLTGLPVVVANDVNACAYGEMQFGVGRSFASFLMVTLGTGVGGGLILNNRLWTGVDGVAGEFGHMTVEPGGRSCACGNRGCLEQYASATAIVAVARELIANRQQSLVGVSSGEITPEILAEIARGGNDAARRIFTEAARYLGIAAASVANLLNLEAIILGGGVAGSFDLLQHPLEEEIISRAFPIPGKRLKVLRSQLGNDGGMLGAAALAMALDASRLPSLPSR, encoded by the coding sequence ATGGTGACGGCTCGACCCGGTTATATCGGCATTGACATCGGCGGAACCAACCTCCGGTTGGCACTGGTTGACGACCAGGGGCACATCATCTGTGAACAACGTCGAAAGACAGAGATCTATGCTGGCAAAGAGGTGTTCTTCCACCATCTTGACGAGAGTTTCCGGGTAATCCGAGGCGAAGGCGGTACAGCCGGCGTATGGCCCAAAGCCGTCGGCGTCGGAGTGCCGGGCCTGATTGCCAACGACGGACTCGTGCATGTATCGGTCAATTTACCGGCCCTCGACGGCGTAAATCTGCGTGATGCGCTGGTTGACCTGACCGGCTTGCCAGTAGTGGTGGCAAACGATGTTAATGCCTGTGCTTACGGGGAGATGCAGTTTGGCGTCGGCCGTTCGTTTGCTTCTTTCCTGATGGTGACCCTTGGTACGGGAGTCGGCGGCGGCCTTATTCTTAATAACCGGCTCTGGACGGGGGTCGACGGTGTCGCTGGAGAGTTCGGGCATATGACGGTTGAGCCGGGCGGAAGATCATGCGCGTGCGGTAACCGCGGCTGCCTTGAACAGTATGCATCAGCCACGGCAATTGTGGCGGTGGCAAGAGAGTTGATCGCTAACCGTCAGCAGTCGCTGGTTGGAGTTTCGTCGGGCGAGATCACTCCCGAAATCCTGGCGGAGATTGCTCGGGGAGGAAATGACGCAGCGCGGCGGATATTTACCGAAGCTGCCCGTTATCTTGGTATTGCCGCGGCTTCGGTGGCCAATCTGCTCAATCTGGAAGCAATCATCCTCGGTGGAGGGGTTGCGGGCAGTTTCGACTTGCTGCAACATCCCCTCGAAGAAGAAATTATCTCCCGTGCATTTCCGATCCCGGGCAAACGTCTGAAGGTACTCCGCTCGCAGCTTGGCAATGATGGCGGAATGCTGGGTGCGGCGGCACTGGCTATGGCTCTTGACGCTTCCCGGCTACCGAGTTTGCCTTCACGATAA
- a CDS encoding 6-phosphofructokinase: MKRKIGILTGGGDCPGLNAVIRGVVKSSIIRRGWDVVGIQDGFDGLLYEKNIRSLRLNDVRGILPRGGTILGTSNRGNPFSYPVEVDGTIEMTDVSDQVVATIRKLGIDALVAVGGDGSLKIALELMKKGIPIVGVPKTIDNDLMETDVTFGYNTALETATDALDKLHSTAESHHRVMIMEVMGRYAGWIALESGISGGADVILIPEIPFDIRKVCKAVDDRRRRGSKFSIIVAAEGAFPRGGARIVSRKADELNAVERLGGIGNFVARELTSCLDMDIRVMVLGHLQRGGSPSTFDRCLGSRFGVKAVELIEKELFGNMVCLRGRDIRSVAIERAVRKLKLVNPHGQMVAAAEELGIFVGR; encoded by the coding sequence ATGAAACGAAAAATTGGGATTCTTACCGGCGGCGGCGATTGCCCGGGGTTGAACGCCGTTATCCGCGGGGTGGTAAAAAGTTCGATAATACGGCGCGGTTGGGATGTTGTCGGGATTCAGGATGGTTTTGACGGGCTGCTTTATGAAAAGAACATCCGTTCGTTACGGTTGAACGACGTCCGGGGGATTTTGCCGCGGGGGGGGACAATTCTCGGAACTTCCAATCGGGGGAACCCGTTTTCCTATCCGGTGGAAGTCGATGGGACGATCGAGATGACTGACGTGTCCGATCAGGTTGTCGCCACTATCCGCAAGCTTGGAATCGACGCCTTAGTGGCAGTGGGGGGGGACGGTTCCCTGAAGATCGCCCTTGAGCTGATGAAGAAAGGAATTCCTATCGTCGGTGTACCGAAGACGATCGACAACGATTTGATGGAGACCGATGTAACCTTTGGCTACAATACCGCCTTGGAAACAGCCACTGATGCCCTCGATAAGCTACACTCGACGGCGGAAAGCCACCATCGGGTGATGATCATGGAAGTCATGGGGCGTTATGCCGGGTGGATTGCCCTTGAATCGGGCATCAGCGGCGGGGCCGACGTAATTCTTATCCCTGAGATCCCCTTTGATATCCGCAAAGTGTGCAAGGCTGTTGATGATCGGCGTCGTCGGGGGAGCAAGTTCAGCATCATCGTCGCCGCCGAAGGGGCGTTCCCGCGCGGCGGCGCGCGGATTGTCAGCCGGAAAGCCGATGAACTGAACGCTGTCGAGCGGCTTGGCGGAATCGGCAATTTTGTCGCTCGGGAACTCACATCCTGTCTTGATATGGATATTCGCGTGATGGTTCTCGGCCATTTGCAGCGCGGCGGTTCGCCGTCCACCTTCGATCGCTGTCTCGGCAGCCGTTTCGGAGTCAAGGCTGTTGAGTTGATTGAGAAGGAGCTGTTTGGCAACATGGTATGCCTTCGGGGCCGCGATATCAGATCCGTTGCCATTGAACGGGCCGTGAGAAAGTTGAAGCTTGTTAACCCGCACGGCCAGATGGTTGCAGCGGCTGAAGAATTGGGCATCTTTGTCGGCAGGTAG
- a CDS encoding NADP-dependent malic enzyme → MSRKQDALDYHSSGRKGKIEVISSKPCLTSRDLSLAYSPGVAEPCLEIEKNPEDAYKYTAKGNLVAVVSNGTAVLGLGNIGALAGKPVMEGKGVLFKRFADIDVFDIEVNSENPEEVIKVCQLLEPTFGGINLEDIKAPECFHIEEELKKTMNIPVFHDDQHGTAIIASAGLINALTLVNKKIEEIRLVVNGAGASAIACANLIISLGLKRENLIMCDTKGVIYKGRAEGMNKYKERFAVDTPCRTLEEAAAGADVLFGLSSKGAFTPEMVRTMAVNPIIFAMANPDPEITPEEARAVRGDVLIATGRSDYPNQVNNVLGFPFIFRGALDVRATTINEEMKKAAVVALAELAREECPDSVCRAYGNVKFSFGREYIIPKPFDPRALLRVAPAVAQAAMDSGVARQPIGDMDKYVEHLESLQGKAKETLRMIINKAKCDPKRIVFPEGDNEKILRAAQILVDEGIAQPILVGNQEKIRASMQALGIELNGNVQIIDPSNFEKAEEYAEELFRLRQRKGLTLSEARRIMTRKSRTHFGCMMVHQGDADTLLSGIDTHYPETIRPALEVIGKQPGLSSVHGLYMMVLKKGIVLMADTTVCIEPTAEELAETAILAAEKAKMLDIEPSIAMLSFSNFGSVQHPQTLKVQRAVEIVKAKAPELMIDGEMQSDTAVVPEILQKSFPFAGLKEAANVLIFPDLNAGNICYKLLHHLGEAEAIGPILMGMQKPVHVLQRGDDVADIVNMAAIAVVDAQNS, encoded by the coding sequence ATGAGCAGAAAACAGGATGCATTGGATTACCATTCGAGCGGTCGCAAAGGAAAAATCGAGGTCATTTCCTCAAAACCATGCCTCACTTCACGAGATCTTTCCCTCGCCTATTCCCCTGGCGTTGCTGAACCATGCCTGGAAATCGAAAAAAACCCGGAAGACGCATACAAGTACACTGCCAAGGGGAACCTGGTCGCGGTCGTTTCGAACGGTACCGCCGTTCTCGGCCTGGGGAACATCGGTGCATTGGCCGGCAAACCGGTCATGGAGGGCAAAGGAGTCCTCTTCAAACGTTTTGCCGATATTGATGTTTTCGATATCGAAGTCAATTCGGAAAATCCGGAAGAAGTCATCAAAGTCTGTCAATTACTCGAGCCTACTTTCGGGGGGATCAACCTCGAAGACATCAAGGCCCCCGAATGTTTCCACATCGAGGAAGAGCTCAAGAAAACCATGAACATCCCCGTATTCCACGACGACCAACACGGGACAGCCATCATCGCCTCGGCCGGCCTGATAAACGCGCTGACGCTGGTCAACAAGAAGATCGAGGAGATTCGATTGGTAGTAAACGGCGCCGGGGCGTCGGCAATCGCCTGTGCCAATCTGATCATATCGCTCGGCCTGAAGCGGGAAAACCTGATCATGTGCGACACCAAGGGGGTAATTTACAAAGGCCGGGCGGAAGGGATGAACAAGTACAAGGAGCGGTTTGCCGTCGATACCCCCTGCCGGACCCTTGAAGAAGCCGCCGCCGGTGCCGATGTTCTGTTCGGACTTTCGTCCAAGGGGGCCTTCACCCCGGAAATGGTTCGAACCATGGCCGTCAACCCGATCATCTTCGCCATGGCCAACCCCGATCCGGAGATCACTCCCGAAGAGGCCAGGGCGGTTCGTGGCGATGTGCTCATTGCCACAGGACGCTCCGATTACCCCAACCAGGTAAACAACGTGCTCGGCTTCCCGTTCATTTTTCGGGGAGCTTTGGATGTACGTGCGACGACCATTAACGAAGAAATGAAAAAAGCGGCCGTAGTCGCCCTTGCAGAACTGGCGCGGGAAGAATGCCCCGACTCCGTTTGCCGGGCCTACGGCAATGTCAAATTTTCCTTTGGCCGCGAATATATCATTCCCAAGCCGTTCGACCCCCGCGCCTTGCTGCGGGTAGCGCCGGCCGTCGCCCAAGCGGCGATGGATTCGGGAGTTGCCCGGCAACCGATCGGCGATATGGACAAATACGTAGAACACCTGGAGTCATTGCAAGGGAAAGCCAAGGAAACATTGCGAATGATTATCAACAAGGCGAAATGCGACCCGAAACGGATCGTATTTCCGGAAGGCGATAACGAGAAAATCCTGCGTGCCGCCCAAATCCTGGTTGATGAGGGGATTGCCCAACCAATTCTCGTCGGCAATCAGGAAAAAATCAGGGCGTCCATGCAAGCCCTTGGAATCGAATTGAACGGCAACGTCCAGATCATCGATCCTTCAAACTTCGAGAAGGCAGAAGAGTATGCTGAGGAACTGTTCCGCCTGCGCCAGCGGAAAGGGCTCACCCTTTCCGAGGCCAGAAGGATCATGACCCGTAAATCGCGCACCCATTTCGGTTGCATGATGGTCCACCAGGGAGACGCAGATACCCTGCTCTCCGGCATCGACACCCATTATCCCGAGACGATCCGGCCGGCACTGGAAGTCATCGGCAAACAGCCGGGACTATCCAGCGTCCATGGCCTCTACATGATGGTCCTGAAAAAAGGGATTGTCCTGATGGCGGACACCACCGTCTGCATCGAGCCGACCGCCGAGGAACTGGCTGAAACCGCCATCCTTGCCGCCGAAAAAGCCAAAATGCTCGATATCGAGCCGAGCATCGCCATGCTCTCCTTTTCCAACTTCGGCTCGGTCCAGCACCCGCAGACACTCAAAGTGCAACGGGCGGTCGAAATTGTCAAAGCGAAGGCCCCGGAATTGATGATTGATGGTGAAATGCAATCCGATACCGCCGTGGTACCGGAAATTCTCCAGAAGAGCTTCCCCTTCGCCGGCCTCAAAGAAGCAGCCAACGTCCTCATTTTCCCGGATCTGAATGCCGGCAACATCTGCTACAAACTGCTCCATCATCTCGGCGAAGCCGAAGCAATCGGACCAATCCTGATGGGGATGCAGAAGCCGGTTCATGTCCTGCAACGCGGTGACGATGTTGCAGACATTGTCAATATGGCGGCAATCGCGGTAGTTGACGCACAAAACTCCTGA
- a CDS encoding HIT family protein — protein MERVWAPWRMEYLLNEKSEGCIFCLAGNRGEERDRLVLKRTPQSLIMLNRYPYTNGHLLAAPLRHTADLDSLSDEEMLDLMRAVRLCRLVLEKVASPQGFNIGLNLGRAAGAGVADHLHFHIVPRWNGDTNFMTVVGDIRVVPEGLLSAYDRLKVWFDNECE, from the coding sequence ATGGAACGGGTGTGGGCTCCCTGGCGGATGGAGTATCTTCTAAACGAAAAGTCGGAGGGGTGCATATTCTGTCTTGCCGGAAACCGGGGGGAGGAAAGGGATCGTCTTGTTCTCAAGCGAACACCGCAGTCCCTGATCATGCTGAACCGCTATCCTTATACGAACGGTCATCTCCTTGCAGCTCCCCTCCGACATACCGCAGACCTTGATTCTCTCTCCGATGAGGAAATGCTCGATCTGATGCGGGCCGTGCGATTGTGCCGCTTGGTTCTTGAAAAGGTGGCTTCCCCGCAAGGTTTCAACATCGGCTTGAATCTTGGGCGGGCAGCCGGCGCCGGTGTTGCCGATCATCTCCACTTCCATATTGTACCCCGCTGGAATGGGGATACAAATTTCATGACCGTGGTCGGTGATATCCGGGTGGTGCCTGAAGGCTTGTTGAGCGCCTATGATCGGCTCAAAGTGTGGTTCGACAACGAGTGTGAGTAG
- a CDS encoding methyl-accepting chemotaxis protein, whose amino-acid sequence MDFGAVFKSRSKLYGIAGCVLGIGAPVAWTIIRLIFFADQEQPFLTQITGDITKTPQQMALYAYMGIGTAMVLAVLGHYIGKTSDELHKRAMELDVLHKEVASQKEIFENRYRVLDSNIKNFHQISSKIQKSIDVSEVLQLCAEGLHDVLGYERVNILMADEAKTSLDFIASTGTADFDPTSVSLPLDARSGVIYKCFADKQLYMVDDISAYPADFKVQPPYDAIRALRSKSFVVCPIIVKGEAVGLFGIDNRLSKRALNDTDVDTIKLFADQASSAIVRINLLKAIGALTSELEKSFAEILKNRDHYSRYVLNLKEAVSSVADGTAHIASASESVLSSVDETSSAVSNIYVSIEQVTKNLDYLSESIEKSVSAMEELNSTIKNVEQSAAISHQVSSKVKEEADSGRKVVEETILALDNIQKSVDLSFDAMKRLTENSGRIESIVGVINDITKRTNLLALNASIIAAQAGEYGKSFGVVADEIRNLSLQTGQSTGEITGIIEEIMDESRSAAQNIAASKDLVNKGVELGGVMGKSLQVIHESSIRSMDMTREIKTATEEQVRSVQLVTDSIENVSSMSSQIFKAAKEQSDASMSIVRSVDTIKEMAQEMVKATVKQVEDGTEIKQSVDAVGKMVTKIFEDMEIRREESGAVVNELEMMKQIAS is encoded by the coding sequence ATGGATTTTGGGGCTGTCTTCAAGAGCAGGAGCAAGCTTTACGGTATTGCCGGGTGTGTCTTGGGAATCGGCGCGCCCGTTGCCTGGACTATCATCCGACTCATCTTTTTTGCCGACCAGGAACAGCCGTTTCTCACCCAGATAACCGGCGATATTACCAAAACCCCCCAACAGATGGCTCTCTATGCCTACATGGGGATCGGGACTGCCATGGTCCTGGCCGTCCTGGGACATTATATCGGCAAGACCAGCGACGAATTGCACAAGCGGGCTATGGAACTCGACGTGCTGCACAAGGAAGTCGCTTCACAAAAGGAAATCTTCGAGAACCGTTATCGGGTTCTAGATAGCAACATCAAGAATTTTCACCAGATCAGCAGCAAAATCCAGAAGTCGATCGATGTTTCCGAAGTGTTGCAGCTATGTGCCGAGGGACTTCACGATGTGCTCGGCTATGAACGGGTCAACATCCTGATGGCCGACGAGGCAAAGACTTCCCTGGATTTTATCGCGTCTACCGGCACCGCTGATTTTGATCCGACGAGTGTTTCCCTTCCGCTCGACGCCCGCAGTGGTGTCATCTACAAGTGCTTTGCCGACAAACAACTTTACATGGTGGATGATATTAGTGCCTATCCGGCCGATTTCAAGGTCCAGCCTCCCTATGACGCGATCAGGGCTCTGCGTTCGAAAAGTTTCGTCGTTTGTCCGATTATCGTCAAAGGCGAAGCCGTCGGCCTGTTCGGGATTGACAACCGGCTGTCGAAACGGGCGCTGAACGATACCGATGTTGATACGATCAAATTGTTTGCCGACCAGGCATCTTCGGCAATCGTGCGGATCAACCTGCTCAAGGCGATTGGCGCTCTGACCTCGGAGCTGGAAAAGTCATTTGCCGAGATTCTGAAAAACCGTGACCATTATTCGCGATATGTTCTCAATCTGAAAGAGGCGGTCAGTTCCGTTGCCGATGGAACCGCCCATATCGCCTCGGCCTCGGAAAGTGTGCTCTCGTCGGTTGACGAAACTAGTTCGGCGGTCAGTAATATCTATGTCTCGATCGAACAGGTTACCAAAAACCTCGATTATCTTTCCGAATCGATCGAGAAATCGGTGTCAGCCATGGAAGAACTCAATTCAACGATTAAGAACGTCGAACAAAGTGCTGCCATCTCTCACCAAGTCTCCAGCAAGGTAAAAGAGGAAGCTGATAGTGGCCGCAAGGTGGTCGAGGAAACCATTCTCGCCCTCGACAATATCCAGAAGTCGGTCGATCTTTCTTTTGACGCCATGAAGCGCCTGACCGAGAACAGCGGCCGGATCGAAAGCATTGTCGGCGTGATTAACGATATTACCAAGCGCACCAATCTTCTGGCTCTCAATGCCTCTATCATTGCCGCCCAGGCCGGAGAATACGGGAAGAGTTTCGGTGTCGTCGCGGATGAAATTCGGAACCTTTCGCTGCAAACGGGTCAGTCAACGGGAGAAATTACCGGGATCATCGAAGAAATCATGGACGAATCCCGGAGTGCTGCCCAGAATATCGCCGCATCGAAAGATCTCGTGAATAAAGGGGTTGAACTTGGCGGCGTGATGGGCAAATCACTTCAAGTGATCCACGAAAGCTCGATTCGTTCGATGGATATGACCCGAGAGATTAAAACGGCGACCGAAGAGCAGGTGCGGAGCGTTCAACTGGTAACCGATTCGATCGAGAATGTCAGCAGCATGAGTTCCCAGATTTTCAAGGCGGCCAAGGAGCAGTCCGACGCTTCGATGAGCATCGTGCGGTCGGTGGATACCATTAAGGAAATGGCCCAGGAGATGGTCAAGGCCACCGTAAAACAGGTTGAGGACGGAACGGAGATTAAACAGTCGGTTGATGCGGTCGGGAAGATGGTAACGAAGATTTTTGAAGATATGGAGATTCGTCGCGAGGAAAGCGGCGCGGTAGTTAACGAACTGGAAATGATGAAACAAATTGCCAGCTGA